In a genomic window of Arachnia rubra:
- a CDS encoding DMT family protein — MGIPLAITLQVISSFLFASGATLQHLGVKSTFDPKATASSNRLTLVGLLKLMLIPKWLLGLLCVFAGAGLHLWALTMAPVAVVQPVGILAVPWSVILASRIHGHQIPSRVWRAVLVTVLGVVGFTIFSSLFANGEKQFDFLPITWSFIVVCVVCAVLSFLAAKKAAPWAKAMMWSSVGAIFYGLASGMMKAAMNMVQSGQFHLLHPSTLAVIGYMLACYGLGVWMIQQGYASGPAEITVGTMTTVDPFVAVLFGLFVLGEGAGMGLGPALGMIISAGLAVYGVVLLSKDHPDAVAEREKAAQKTEAAAVTEG; from the coding sequence GTGGGTATTCCCCTTGCCATCACGCTGCAGGTGATTTCTTCGTTCCTCTTTGCCAGTGGGGCGACCCTGCAGCATCTTGGAGTGAAGTCCACGTTTGATCCCAAGGCCACGGCCTCTTCTAACCGCCTCACGCTGGTGGGGCTGCTGAAGCTGATGCTGATTCCCAAGTGGCTTCTCGGACTGCTGTGTGTGTTTGCCGGCGCGGGTCTGCATCTTTGGGCGCTGACCATGGCCCCGGTGGCGGTGGTGCAGCCGGTCGGCATCCTGGCGGTTCCGTGGTCGGTGATTCTCGCCTCCCGTATCCACGGGCATCAGATTCCCAGCCGGGTGTGGCGTGCGGTCTTGGTCACTGTGCTTGGCGTGGTTGGTTTCACCATCTTCTCGTCACTTTTTGCGAACGGCGAGAAACAGTTCGATTTCCTGCCAATCACCTGGTCGTTCATCGTGGTTTGCGTCGTCTGCGCGGTGCTGTCGTTCCTGGCAGCCAAGAAGGCTGCCCCCTGGGCGAAGGCGATGATGTGGTCCTCCGTCGGTGCGATCTTCTACGGCCTGGCCTCTGGGATGATGAAGGCGGCCATGAACATGGTGCAGTCCGGGCAGTTCCATCTGCTGCACCCCAGCACCCTTGCAGTCATCGGCTACATGCTCGCCTGCTACGGCCTGGGTGTCTGGATGATTCAGCAAGGCTACGCCTCCGGGCCAGCGGAAATCACCGTCGGCACCATGACCACGGTTGACCCTTTCGTCGCCGTGCTGTTCGGGTTGTTCGTCCTCGGAGAGGGTGCCGGGATGGGCCTTGGGCCGGCCTTAGGCATGATCATCTCGGCTGGGCTGGCCGTCTACGGGGTCGTCCTGCTTTCAAAGGACCACCCGGACGCTGTCGCCGAACGCGAGAAGGCCGCGCAAAAAACAGAGGCTGCAGCGGTCACGGAGGGCTGA
- a CDS encoding DUF4192 family protein, with amino-acid sequence MPGICLGFHPTESCVVLGVCGTSVEFCARADLDWLDEGRADLIRQVEAAAQSLESCNFVILGYTRYPDENSERLIRLALEIHGTVMDVLIASPTRYWTVTPLGLQPPEGYPWDPGTTTLAAEAVYLGIPVAASRAEAVAEVRAAGEPGEVEFLSEQACDYVSDLDDDQRLELLRRLLTCGDPLLPIEGAQLAVLVSYPDIAGEIVAGLSRESAASIRPRLAYARRTCSDSYVPDVLGLLTLVCWFDNQGAQQTECLEQLEVLAPEHQLLPLLRGLRALAIRPPFRSAHTPQRPRLLE; translated from the coding sequence GTGCCTGGAATCTGCCTCGGATTCCACCCAACCGAATCCTGCGTTGTCCTTGGGGTTTGCGGAACGAGCGTGGAGTTCTGCGCTCGCGCTGATCTTGACTGGCTCGATGAGGGCAGAGCGGATCTGATCAGGCAAGTCGAGGCCGCAGCCCAGTCGCTGGAATCCTGCAACTTCGTGATCCTTGGCTACACGCGTTACCCCGATGAGAATTCCGAACGGTTGATCCGTCTGGCCCTGGAGATCCACGGGACAGTGATGGACGTGCTCATCGCAAGCCCGACCCGCTATTGGACCGTCACGCCACTGGGTCTGCAACCACCGGAAGGGTATCCATGGGATCCAGGGACCACCACTCTCGCGGCTGAGGCCGTCTACCTGGGCATACCGGTCGCCGCCAGCCGGGCGGAGGCTGTTGCCGAGGTGAGGGCTGCTGGGGAGCCAGGGGAGGTGGAGTTCCTGTCAGAACAGGCCTGTGACTACGTGTCCGACCTCGATGATGATCAGCGGCTGGAGCTCTTGAGAAGGCTCTTGACCTGTGGAGATCCACTGCTGCCCATTGAAGGCGCACAACTGGCTGTTCTGGTGTCCTATCCGGACATCGCGGGTGAGATCGTTGCAGGTCTGAGCCGTGAAAGCGCCGCGAGCATACGTCCTCGTCTCGCATACGCCAGGAGAACCTGCAGCGACTCGTATGTGCCTGACGTGCTGGGGTTATTGACGCTGGTCTGCTGGTTCGACAATCAGGGAGCACAGCAGACTGAGTGCCTGGAACAGCTTGAGGTGCTGGCACCTGAGCATCAGCTCCTGCCGCTTCTCAGAGGGCTGCGTGCTCTGGCCATCAGACCTCCGTTTCGCTCCGCCCATACCCCCCAGCGGCCAAGGCTATTAGAGTGA
- a CDS encoding carbohydrate kinase family protein: protein MRFVVCGEALIDLLPGEQVSSAETRWSALCGGGPLNTALALARLGEDSHFLGRLGGDSFGAQLERYLQDNHVAMDLAVRTADPTSVAVVSLDAEGRASYTFHFQNTSNFGWRAGEFPELRENDWLHFGSIGTISGPGARAVLNFVRSTPASLSYDINVRPTVLPDRFEYFQRVEQLIAAVGAGGGIVKASDEDISWLVDDPDPLPYAEAWCAEYGLALCIVTTGPDGAVAIKPDGRQICVAGHSIELVDTVGAGDTFMAGFLAAYARRPDEVESALRWGAAASALVCTRQGANPPTRAELEEFLSPPKR, encoded by the coding sequence ATGCGTTTCGTTGTGTGCGGAGAGGCCCTCATCGATTTGCTTCCGGGAGAGCAGGTTTCCTCGGCTGAAACCCGCTGGTCAGCGCTGTGCGGAGGCGGACCTTTGAACACTGCCCTAGCTCTAGCGAGGCTGGGAGAGGATAGTCATTTCCTCGGCCGCCTCGGTGGCGACTCCTTCGGTGCCCAACTTGAGCGGTATCTTCAGGACAATCATGTCGCCATGGACCTGGCCGTCCGGACGGCGGATCCCACCTCGGTCGCAGTCGTCTCACTCGACGCTGAGGGGAGGGCCTCCTATACGTTTCACTTCCAGAACACCTCGAATTTCGGTTGGCGCGCTGGTGAGTTTCCCGAACTACGAGAAAATGACTGGCTGCACTTCGGATCGATCGGGACCATTTCCGGTCCAGGGGCGCGGGCCGTGCTGAATTTCGTCAGATCCACTCCTGCCTCGCTCAGCTATGACATCAACGTGCGCCCGACGGTGCTTCCTGACCGTTTTGAGTACTTTCAGCGTGTCGAGCAGCTGATAGCTGCGGTCGGAGCTGGGGGTGGCATCGTCAAAGCCAGCGACGAGGACATCTCCTGGCTTGTGGATGATCCGGATCCACTTCCTTATGCGGAGGCCTGGTGTGCCGAGTACGGCTTGGCCCTGTGCATTGTTACGACGGGGCCTGACGGAGCTGTCGCGATCAAACCGGACGGGCGCCAGATCTGTGTTGCCGGCCACTCCATCGAACTGGTTGACACGGTGGGAGCTGGGGATACGTTCATGGCAGGTTTCCTCGCTGCCTACGCGAGGCGTCCGGATGAGGTGGAAAGTGCGCTTCGCTGGGGAGCCGCCGCGTCCGCGCTGGTCTGCACCAGGCAGGGCGCCAACCCACCCACCCGGGCCGAGCTGGAAGAGTTCCTGTCCCCGCCCAAGCGATAG
- a CDS encoding response regulator yields MTLRLVVVDDHPVVRDGLAGIFESEKNIEVVGQAGNGSEAMTVIDECKPDLVLMDLRMPGGDGFTAIRELREKDTRIRILVLTTYDSERDIRRAMAAGANGYLLKDLPREQLIQAVLSMMTKPSAAPAADLPESHLALTDREIEVLGLVADGLTNRAVARKLGISEATVKTHLTHIYPKLNVPDRAAAVREAWEQGLV; encoded by the coding sequence ATGACTCTACGCCTGGTGGTAGTGGATGATCACCCGGTCGTCCGTGACGGGCTGGCTGGCATCTTCGAGTCGGAGAAGAACATCGAAGTGGTCGGGCAAGCCGGGAACGGATCCGAGGCGATGACCGTCATTGATGAATGCAAACCGGATCTGGTGCTGATGGACCTGCGCATGCCCGGTGGCGACGGATTCACAGCGATCCGGGAGCTGCGTGAGAAAGACACCCGTATCCGGATTCTCGTGTTGACCACCTACGACAGTGAACGCGATATTCGCAGGGCAATGGCTGCTGGAGCCAATGGCTACCTGCTGAAGGACTTACCACGCGAACAGCTGATACAGGCTGTCCTGAGCATGATGACCAAGCCATCCGCGGCCCCTGCGGCTGACCTCCCGGAATCACATCTGGCACTCACCGACCGGGAAATCGAGGTGCTGGGATTGGTGGCGGATGGGTTGACGAACCGGGCAGTTGCCAGAAAGCTAGGAATCAGCGAGGCGACCGTCAAAACCCACCTGACCCACATCTACCCCAAACTGAACGTGCCAGACCGGGCTGCCGCGGTACGTGAGGCCTGGGAACAGGGGCTGGTATGA
- a CDS encoding sensor histidine kinase, with protein sequence MESSNSLMEARAVRWGPLILLAISLATGWALTNRIVEQENMLTSLWPSSLILMLRIIVAIRPLARGNRMTAVFVAGNLLLTLAASLLNPFMCIYVFSSYLDIQRLITGPFLVPATMATGLVTAVGQAGGIPGASMTPWLPPLLAMVNIGVAALMLALSREHERQVQIREETAERLAKANEANLALHEELMAQAHQMGREQERARLSREIHDTVAQGLIGVIRQLEAIPETLNGNARERIQRAEQVARECLLEARRAVQALAPHQLDSTPLAEALHAIIRTWGRTNRIVTELDADAAPAPSANDGILVRIVQESLANVARHGKASRVWVRLDATAEGPRIRITDDGIGFDPAPAAGHGIPGMRDRITEAGGDFSIDSTPGRGCTVTAVVPA encoded by the coding sequence GTGGAAAGCTCCAACAGCCTGATGGAGGCACGAGCCGTCCGTTGGGGGCCACTGATACTGCTGGCAATTTCGCTGGCCACCGGCTGGGCCCTGACCAACCGGATAGTCGAGCAGGAGAACATGCTCACTTCTCTATGGCCCAGCTCCCTGATCCTGATGCTCCGCATCATCGTGGCCATCCGTCCATTGGCCCGGGGCAACCGGATGACGGCTGTCTTCGTAGCAGGCAATCTGCTGCTCACCCTGGCCGCCTCACTGCTCAACCCATTCATGTGCATCTACGTGTTCTCAAGTTATCTCGATATTCAACGCCTTATCACAGGACCCTTTCTCGTTCCCGCCACCATGGCGACGGGGCTAGTGACCGCCGTGGGCCAGGCTGGCGGCATCCCAGGAGCCTCCATGACGCCTTGGCTTCCGCCCTTGCTAGCTATGGTCAATATCGGAGTGGCCGCTCTCATGCTGGCTTTGAGCCGGGAACATGAACGCCAAGTGCAAATCCGGGAGGAGACAGCAGAGCGACTAGCAAAAGCCAACGAAGCGAACCTGGCCCTGCACGAGGAGTTGATGGCCCAGGCACATCAGATGGGCAGGGAGCAGGAGCGGGCAAGACTGTCCCGGGAGATACATGACACGGTGGCCCAAGGACTCATTGGTGTCATCCGGCAGTTAGAGGCCATCCCCGAGACCCTGAATGGCAACGCACGCGAACGTATTCAGCGGGCCGAACAGGTGGCCCGGGAATGTCTCCTGGAGGCACGGCGGGCAGTACAGGCGCTAGCTCCCCACCAGCTTGACTCCACCCCTCTAGCGGAAGCTCTGCACGCGATCATCCGGACCTGGGGGCGTACGAACCGCATCGTCACGGAGCTGGATGCGGACGCGGCCCCAGCTCCCTCCGCCAACGACGGGATCCTGGTCCGTATCGTTCAGGAATCCCTGGCCAATGTCGCCCGGCATGGGAAAGCCAGCAGAGTATGGGTGCGGCTCGACGCCACAGCAGAGGGACCGCGCATCCGCATCACTGACGACGGCATCGGTTTCGATCCGGCTCCAGCCGCCGGTCACGGGATCCCTGGCATGCGCGACCGCATCACCGAGGCCGGAGGAGATTTCAGCATCGACAGCACGCCAGGCAGAGGGTGCACAGTGACTGCGGTGGTTCCAGCATGA
- a CDS encoding acyltransferase family protein, translating to MTTEKRLHGLDAVRAGALLLGIVLHSLMPFTDIVWMINDSQRSSVSLLACGAIHLFRMPLFMLLAGYFGRMVTLRRGPGSYLRDRAKRILLPAVVFWPFVVIPLGFLSMYGASVRGLPAPTPTEPVSPLMMFTPGQLWFLLVLFELVVVVLAARALLLRFLGAEIAGRTATRIGEVLSHPAGVLLPASTLLIALVMQGRDPAGGIIAPTTIVPELASLTGYLGAFLTGWFLHAAAGSMQRVAKNWLPMLAAGLLITVVVWLPGLPTAVLSAVTAVASWLLVFGLLGVGMRFLDRAHSWIRYLADASYWMYLMHLPLLVALEIPLADLAWPVLVKLVIVWVVSTTILLITYELLIRHTWLGAWLNGRRYPRTSPVSDTSPRESRSGQP from the coding sequence ATGACCACTGAGAAACGCCTGCATGGGCTGGATGCCGTTCGTGCAGGGGCACTACTTTTAGGCATCGTCTTGCACTCATTAATGCCCTTCACGGACATCGTCTGGATGATCAATGACTCTCAGCGCAGCAGCGTTTCGCTGCTGGCATGTGGAGCAATCCATCTGTTCCGGATGCCCTTGTTCATGCTGCTTGCGGGCTATTTTGGGCGGATGGTCACCTTGAGGCGTGGGCCGGGTAGCTACTTGAGGGATCGTGCGAAGCGGATCCTGTTGCCAGCTGTTGTCTTCTGGCCTTTCGTGGTGATTCCGCTTGGTTTTCTCTCCATGTATGGGGCCTCTGTAAGAGGACTGCCGGCCCCCACGCCCACAGAGCCGGTCTCACCACTGATGATGTTCACCCCGGGACAGCTGTGGTTTCTGCTGGTGTTGTTTGAACTGGTTGTTGTGGTGCTGGCGGCCAGGGCCCTGCTGCTCCGGTTCCTGGGTGCTGAGATCGCGGGAAGGACCGCCACCCGGATCGGAGAGGTGCTGTCACACCCGGCCGGCGTCCTACTTCCAGCCTCGACCCTTCTGATTGCCTTGGTGATGCAAGGCAGGGATCCGGCAGGCGGAATCATCGCTCCGACGACGATCGTGCCGGAACTGGCCTCCCTAACCGGCTACCTGGGGGCTTTCCTGACTGGCTGGTTCCTGCATGCAGCAGCCGGTTCTATGCAGCGAGTCGCCAAGAACTGGCTTCCAATGCTGGCAGCCGGTCTTCTAATCACCGTGGTCGTATGGCTGCCGGGGCTGCCAACGGCCGTGCTCTCAGCCGTAACCGCCGTGGCGAGCTGGCTTCTCGTATTCGGGCTGCTGGGTGTTGGAATGCGTTTCCTGGACCGGGCACACTCCTGGATCCGGTATCTCGCCGATGCCTCCTACTGGATGTACCTGATGCACCTGCCCTTGCTGGTGGCGCTCGAGATCCCGCTGGCTGACCTGGCGTGGCCAGTACTTGTGAAACTCGTGATCGTGTGGGTGGTCTCCACCACAATCTTGCTCATCACGTATGAGCTGTTGATTCGTCACACCTGGCTTGGCGCATGGCTCAATGGCAGACGCTATCCACGTACGTCACCGGTCTCAGATACCAGTCCTCGGGAGTCCCGGTCTGGGCAGCCGTGA
- a CDS encoding bifunctional metallophosphatase/5'-nucleotidase, whose amino-acid sequence MALCLGLGTLFITPSHAAADPASCTPSHNVSLFTYNDFHGRLRNASALFTPVERARSVQGEANVALISSGDDIGGSTFESMADNDNPTLKVMSAVGLNVQTVGNHEFDKGWADLAGRVNTSLNGIEQLGANVYAKGTRQVASPLKAYRTFKVGDLNVAVIGAVTGDLSSVVSPAGITGLTIGDPVEAVNETVAQLPPETDLVIASIHEGAPDGNSTGDEQAEASPNFHKMWTGIDSRVHVVLNGHTHQRYSWTNAKGQLFTQAGSYGTVINELRAGVTSAGTLCGVSNTAIEIDPGVADDSLPRIQRISGIVSAAVARADEIGTTVIGKATAAISTPTGNSDVRDVESPMSNLVAQMFHEVLGNGDPYFIGVQNPGGTRDSFDSGDITYKEAALTLPFANTLLTTRLTGTQFKTVLEQQWQRNARGEIPSRPFLRLGLSSNVSYTYDESRPEGDRITSIFIGGVPLDPDRLYSLGSTSFLIAGGDNFRELAKGANTRDTGRVDLEAWTSWVKDKQTLSPSYAKRGLSLIAAPTELNRNGETVTFSFDLPSGAVKAREGVDFLLGTATGNSPKDPARVTPALANDSVEVFLGETRVGGGTVTEGRARVDISLPAGCAIPSGAQTLVFRFSPSGTVARQQVKVAGDDSVCGSASPMGGSRLPRPGLPRTGI is encoded by the coding sequence ATGGCTCTCTGCTTGGGTCTTGGGACACTTTTCATCACGCCTTCCCACGCGGCAGCCGATCCCGCCAGCTGCACGCCTTCCCACAACGTCTCATTGTTCACCTACAACGACTTCCATGGGCGGCTGAGAAATGCATCAGCGCTGTTCACCCCTGTGGAAAGAGCACGATCTGTCCAGGGAGAGGCGAACGTCGCGCTGATCAGCAGCGGAGATGACATTGGCGGCTCAACATTCGAGTCCATGGCAGACAATGACAACCCCACCTTGAAGGTGATGTCAGCAGTGGGCCTCAACGTGCAGACCGTGGGAAACCATGAGTTCGACAAAGGCTGGGCCGACCTCGCCGGCCGGGTGAATACCTCCTTGAACGGCATAGAGCAGCTTGGGGCGAATGTCTACGCGAAAGGCACCAGACAGGTGGCCTCTCCGCTCAAGGCATACAGGACCTTTAAAGTGGGTGACTTGAATGTCGCGGTTATCGGGGCAGTCACCGGTGATCTGTCATCTGTTGTCTCCCCCGCAGGAATCACCGGCCTCACCATCGGCGACCCGGTGGAGGCCGTGAACGAGACCGTCGCTCAGCTGCCCCCAGAGACCGACCTGGTCATTGCCTCCATCCACGAGGGAGCGCCAGACGGAAACAGCACCGGTGACGAACAGGCCGAGGCCAGCCCGAACTTTCACAAGATGTGGACGGGCATAGACTCCAGGGTTCACGTCGTGCTGAACGGTCACACCCATCAGAGGTATTCGTGGACAAACGCCAAGGGCCAGCTCTTCACCCAGGCGGGCTCATATGGGACCGTAATCAATGAGCTTCGGGCCGGCGTGACCTCGGCTGGGACGCTCTGTGGAGTCTCCAACACCGCAATTGAGATCGACCCTGGAGTTGCCGACGACAGCCTCCCGCGTATCCAGCGGATCTCCGGTATCGTCTCCGCAGCCGTAGCCAGGGCCGACGAGATCGGAACCACTGTGATCGGCAAGGCCACCGCAGCCATCTCGACCCCAACCGGTAACTCTGATGTCCGGGATGTGGAATCCCCCATGAGCAACCTGGTGGCTCAGATGTTCCATGAGGTACTGGGCAATGGGGATCCGTATTTCATCGGCGTCCAGAACCCCGGAGGAACGCGCGATAGTTTTGACTCCGGTGACATCACCTACAAGGAGGCAGCGCTGACCCTGCCGTTCGCAAACACATTGCTGACCACCCGGTTGACGGGAACCCAGTTCAAAACGGTCTTGGAACAGCAATGGCAGCGCAATGCCAGGGGCGAGATCCCCTCACGACCCTTCCTGCGCCTTGGCCTATCCAGCAATGTCTCCTACACCTATGACGAGTCACGTCCTGAGGGCGATCGCATCACCTCAATCTTCATCGGCGGTGTTCCCCTTGACCCGGACCGGCTCTATTCCCTAGGTTCCACCTCCTTCCTGATCGCAGGCGGTGACAATTTCCGGGAGCTGGCCAAGGGAGCCAACACCCGGGATACAGGACGCGTCGATCTGGAGGCATGGACCAGCTGGGTGAAGGACAAGCAGACTCTCTCCCCGAGCTATGCCAAACGTGGCCTGTCACTCATTGCTGCACCCACCGAATTGAACCGTAACGGCGAGACCGTGACGTTCAGCTTCGATCTGCCCTCAGGAGCCGTTAAGGCTCGTGAGGGTGTGGATTTCCTGTTAGGGACGGCGACTGGAAATTCCCCGAAAGATCCTGCCAGGGTGACTCCAGCGCTCGCCAACGACAGCGTTGAGGTGTTCCTCGGCGAGACCAGGGTCGGCGGCGGAACCGTTACGGAGGGCAGGGCACGGGTAGATATCAGTCTTCCCGCTGGCTGCGCGATCCCCTCTGGCGCCCAGACCCTGGTCTTCAGGTTCTCCCCTTCCGGGACCGTGGCTCGCCAGCAGGTCAAGGTCGCTGGCGACGACTCAGTATGCGGTTCCGCTTCTCCAATGGGCGGCTCACGGCTGCCCAGACCGGGACTCCCGAGGACTGGTATCTGA
- a CDS encoding helix-hairpin-helix domain-containing protein, with the protein MGSLTDQQQIERARLALVASGQAPLGAARRADDISTESDPPAQAGEETPEAKARTGWRRLVMLGREHVVVVIALLACGVLITFYALGQSSATELPASSPSMISTSGPALSSSPEVSASRGVLRVHVLGAVARPGVVSVTEGAIVLDVIEAAGGLVSGADPGELNLAAPVRDGQQIIVGTSASPRGEVVEPGGGVATESGSSSGAGLVNLNRATSQQLQELPGVGPVLAEAIIKWRTDNGSFTEVSQLRQVSGIGPKVFEKLAPLVTL; encoded by the coding sequence ATGGGGAGTCTCACAGATCAGCAGCAGATTGAGCGGGCGCGGCTGGCGCTCGTGGCCTCCGGGCAGGCCCCGCTCGGCGCGGCGCGGCGAGCGGATGACATCTCGACCGAAAGTGACCCGCCTGCGCAAGCGGGGGAGGAAACACCCGAGGCCAAGGCACGCACAGGCTGGCGGCGGCTGGTCATGCTCGGCCGCGAACATGTTGTCGTGGTGATAGCGCTGCTGGCCTGTGGCGTGCTCATCACCTTCTATGCCCTGGGACAGAGCTCCGCCACAGAACTGCCGGCCAGCTCACCCAGCATGATCTCCACCTCAGGGCCTGCACTGTCAAGTAGTCCCGAGGTCTCCGCCAGCCGTGGTGTGCTAAGAGTTCATGTGCTGGGAGCGGTGGCCAGGCCTGGGGTGGTCTCCGTCACTGAAGGAGCAATCGTGCTGGACGTGATCGAGGCCGCGGGTGGGCTGGTCTCCGGGGCGGACCCCGGTGAACTGAACCTGGCGGCTCCCGTACGTGACGGGCAGCAGATCATTGTCGGCACCTCAGCCTCGCCACGTGGGGAGGTTGTGGAGCCGGGAGGCGGTGTGGCGACGGAATCGGGCTCAAGTTCTGGGGCAGGGCTCGTGAACCTGAACCGTGCCACCTCGCAGCAGCTGCAGGAACTCCCCGGGGTGGGACCCGTCTTGGCTGAGGCCATCATCAAGTGGCGGACCGACAACGGGTCCTTCACAGAGGTCTCTCAGCTACGGCAGGTCTCGGGGATCGGCCCGAAGGTTTTCGAGAAACTAGCGCCGTTGGTGACTTTGTGA
- a CDS encoding ComEC/Rec2 family competence protein: MSRHDWRLVPLAVAAWIGCWAGTSGWRPATGLLCAGIGVLVVCALLLRKIWFDLAVCVLVVAAVLAGVRSSAVHEGLPARWAAEEPLGSALIRLEGEPALTQHSGRTLAIARATLLELEVNRRSLSTSQPVLLLAGDQLATELMDIAPGAVYRILGRLGSSEPESHEALVVRVTRISGETRAPDFFNALVTAIHAGLREAASHSPPEQAALVPSLVVGDRSGITPELTDVFRATSLSHLLAVSGSNLTLLLGVLLFATRFIGVRGWAVRGVAAGGVALFVLVCRAEPSVLRAAAMGLVALPAMGIGRGKSSVRNLSVAILVLLPLDPWLSRSWGFALSAAACLGISVGAGPMVKSMGSWAPGWLAEAIAVPLAAQLATLPLTTALSGQVSVVGVVANALAGPFVGPATVLGLVATILTWAPPAAALVAWLAGWVVQPILWIAHCGAAMPGSVLEWPTTPPGIIASVLLAGAVAVLAWAALRRRAGALCLILGLLVAGWLRPVPLDWPGRWQVVFCDVGQGDATVLRAGDATAVLVDTGPEPAPTIACLESLGIRHIPLLVLTHFHADHIGGAEAVLSRFRPEMVLVSPLRSPGMSAASVDAAAEAYGARVIVAVPGQSMTVGEVGWVTASAWQPGGTSVAGESESSVENDSSVVGVADVAGMRVLLPGDAEPGGQEQAIRRARDLGISLSAHVLKIPHHGSSRQAPEFLAASAAQLAVASCGQGNSYGHPSSKTLTRVAALGMVVARTDTDGSVAVSLEAGKLNVRRWRG; this comes from the coding sequence GTGAGCCGCCATGACTGGCGCCTGGTTCCCCTGGCAGTGGCAGCCTGGATAGGCTGCTGGGCAGGGACCTCGGGATGGCGGCCAGCCACGGGGCTGTTGTGCGCTGGTATCGGTGTGCTCGTGGTCTGTGCCCTACTGCTGCGGAAGATCTGGTTCGATCTTGCCGTCTGTGTCCTGGTCGTGGCCGCGGTTCTGGCTGGGGTGCGCTCCTCAGCGGTCCACGAGGGTCTTCCCGCCAGGTGGGCAGCCGAGGAGCCACTGGGGTCAGCGCTGATCAGGCTGGAGGGGGAGCCGGCCCTGACCCAGCACTCAGGGCGTACCTTAGCGATCGCCAGGGCGACGCTGCTGGAGCTTGAGGTGAACCGGCGGAGCCTGAGCACGTCGCAGCCGGTCCTGCTACTGGCAGGTGACCAATTGGCAACGGAGCTGATGGACATCGCGCCAGGAGCGGTTTACAGGATCTTGGGGCGATTGGGTTCCTCGGAACCTGAGTCCCACGAAGCCCTCGTTGTGAGGGTGACTAGAATTTCCGGCGAAACCCGGGCGCCCGACTTCTTCAATGCTTTGGTGACCGCGATCCATGCCGGCTTGCGCGAGGCCGCATCCCACTCCCCACCCGAGCAGGCGGCTCTGGTGCCGTCGCTGGTGGTCGGAGATCGCAGCGGGATCACGCCGGAGCTCACTGATGTCTTCCGTGCCACCTCGCTCAGTCACTTGCTGGCGGTCAGCGGTTCCAACCTCACGCTGCTGCTTGGGGTGCTGCTTTTCGCCACGCGTTTCATAGGCGTCAGGGGTTGGGCGGTCCGCGGAGTTGCCGCTGGGGGAGTGGCTTTGTTCGTGCTGGTGTGTAGGGCCGAGCCCTCTGTGCTGCGCGCAGCAGCCATGGGGCTTGTGGCCTTGCCTGCGATGGGAATCGGGCGTGGCAAAAGCAGCGTCCGCAATCTCAGCGTCGCGATCCTCGTTCTCCTGCCGCTGGATCCCTGGCTGTCCCGCTCCTGGGGTTTTGCGCTTTCCGCGGCAGCGTGCCTCGGCATCAGCGTCGGTGCAGGACCGATGGTCAAGAGCATGGGCTCATGGGCGCCTGGATGGCTTGCCGAGGCCATTGCTGTGCCTCTGGCCGCTCAGCTGGCCACACTCCCGCTGACAACGGCGCTTTCGGGCCAAGTGTCGGTGGTTGGGGTGGTCGCGAATGCGCTGGCGGGTCCTTTCGTCGGGCCTGCCACTGTGCTGGGTCTCGTGGCTACCATCTTGACCTGGGCGCCACCGGCTGCTGCCCTGGTGGCCTGGCTGGCGGGCTGGGTGGTGCAACCCATCCTCTGGATAGCTCATTGTGGCGCTGCGATGCCGGGTTCAGTCCTCGAATGGCCCACGACACCTCCCGGGATCATCGCCAGTGTTCTGCTGGCTGGGGCTGTTGCGGTGCTGGCCTGGGCAGCACTCCGGCGGCGGGCAGGAGCCCTGTGCCTGATCCTTGGCCTGCTGGTCGCCGGATGGCTACGTCCGGTTCCTCTGGACTGGCCGGGGAGATGGCAGGTTGTGTTCTGTGATGTCGGGCAAGGAGATGCGACGGTGTTGCGTGCTGGTGATGCAACAGCCGTCCTTGTGGACACCGGACCCGAGCCTGCCCCCACCATCGCCTGCCTGGAATCCCTCGGGATCAGGCATATCCCGTTGCTCGTTCTCACGCATTTTCACGCGGACCATATCGGGGGCGCCGAGGCCGTCCTGTCCCGGTTCCGGCCCGAGATGGTTCTGGTGAGCCCGCTGCGCTCCCCTGGGATGTCTGCCGCCTCAGTTGACGCCGCAGCGGAGGCCTACGGGGCGCGTGTGATCGTGGCCGTCCCTGGGCAGAGCATGACTGTTGGGGAGGTTGGATGGGTCACCGCATCGGCATGGCAGCCAGGCGGTACCTCGGTGGCGGGGGAGAGCGAAAGCTCCGTGGAGAACGACTCCTCCGTGGTGGGAGTCGCCGATGTCGCAGGAATGCGGGTCTTGCTTCCTGGGGACGCGGAGCCTGGCGGTCAGGAGCAGGCGATACGCAGGGCCCGTGATCTGGGGATCTCACTTAGTGCGCATGTCCTGAAAATTCCCCACCATGGCTCTTCCCGGCAGGCTCCGGAGTTCCTCGCAGCCTCGGCGGCTCAGCTGGCGGTTGCGAGTTGCGGGCAGGGCAACTCCTACGGGCACCCCAGCTCCAAGACCTTGACCAGAGTGGCGGCACTCGGCATGGTTGTTGCCCGCACCGACACGGATGGCAGCGTAGCGGTCTCACTCGAAGCCGGGAAACTCAATGTACGCCGCTGGCGTGGCTGA